In Burkholderiales bacterium, the following are encoded in one genomic region:
- a CDS encoding FAD-binding protein yields MLPAALEDELRVLLGDRVTTADALREHHGTDISSYPATPPDAVVFPQDTTEVVAVVRACARHRVPMIPFGVGTSVEGHVLATRGGVCLDLSRMNRILEVHANDLDVTVEPGVTRKQLNAHLRDQGLFFPIDPGADATLGGMASTRASGTNAVRYGTMRENVLGLTVVLADGSVIRTGGRARKSAAGYDLTRLFVGAEGTLGVITELTVRLHAIPEAMSAAVCAFPTVGAAVDSVIEAIQCGIPVARVELLDALTIGAVNRYSKLALAEAPTLWYEFHGTARGVEEQATQMQAIATSHGGRDFAWATKPEERTKLWQARHDAYFACLQLREGSRMIATDVCVPISRLAECIGETAQDIARASMPIPLFGHVGDGNFHLMILVDPGSEADVEEAWTLNTKLVRRALAMGGTCTGEHGVGLGKREFLVEEFGERSVEAMRTLKRAFDPLWLMNPGKVV; encoded by the coding sequence ATGCTGCCCGCGGCGCTGGAAGACGAGCTTCGCGTGCTGTTAGGCGACCGCGTCACGACCGCCGACGCGCTCCGCGAGCACCACGGCACCGACATCTCGAGCTATCCGGCGACGCCGCCCGACGCGGTGGTGTTCCCGCAGGACACGACCGAAGTGGTCGCCGTCGTGCGCGCCTGCGCACGCCACCGCGTGCCGATGATCCCGTTCGGCGTCGGCACCTCGGTCGAGGGCCACGTGCTCGCGACGCGCGGCGGCGTGTGCCTCGACCTGTCGCGAATGAACCGGATCCTCGAGGTTCACGCGAACGATCTCGACGTCACGGTCGAGCCCGGTGTCACGCGCAAGCAGTTGAACGCGCACCTGCGCGACCAGGGACTCTTCTTCCCGATCGACCCGGGCGCCGACGCGACGCTCGGCGGCATGGCCTCGACGCGCGCCTCCGGCACCAATGCGGTCCGCTACGGCACGATGCGCGAGAACGTGCTGGGGCTCACCGTCGTGCTCGCCGACGGCAGCGTGATCCGCACCGGCGGCCGCGCGCGCAAGTCGGCGGCCGGCTACGACCTCACGCGCCTCTTCGTCGGGGCCGAGGGCACGCTCGGCGTCATCACCGAACTGACGGTGCGGCTCCACGCGATCCCCGAGGCGATGTCGGCGGCGGTCTGCGCGTTCCCGACGGTCGGGGCCGCCGTCGACTCGGTCATCGAGGCGATCCAGTGCGGCATCCCGGTCGCGCGCGTCGAACTGCTGGACGCGCTCACGATCGGCGCCGTCAACCGCTACAGCAAACTCGCGCTCGCCGAGGCGCCGACCCTCTGGTACGAGTTCCACGGCACCGCGCGCGGCGTCGAGGAGCAGGCGACGCAGATGCAGGCGATCGCGACCTCGCACGGCGGCCGGGACTTCGCTTGGGCGACGAAGCCCGAGGAACGCACGAAGCTGTGGCAGGCGCGCCACGACGCCTACTTCGCCTGCCTCCAGCTCCGCGAGGGCAGCCGGATGATCGCGACCGACGTGTGCGTGCCGATCTCGCGGCTCGCGGAGTGCATCGGGGAGACCGCGCAGGACATCGCGCGCGCCTCGATGCCGATCCCGCTGTTCGGCCACGTCGGCGACGGAAACTTCCACCTGATGATCCTCGTGGACCCCGGGAGCGAGGCCGACGTCGAGGAGGCGTGGACGCTCAACACGAAGCTCGTCCGCCGCGCGCTCGCGATGGGCGGCACCTGCACCGGCGAGCACGGCGTGGGCCTCGGCAAGCGCGAGTTCCTCGTCGAGGAGTTCGGCGAGCGTTCGGTCGAGGCGATGCGCACGCTGAAGCGCGCGTTCGACCCGCTTTGGCTCATGAATCCCGGCAAGGTCGTGTAG